A segment of the bacterium genome:
CGAAAGAGCCCTGGTTATTCCCGATCCAGACCACTCCATCGAGGAGGAGCGTTTCGTGCTCCTCGGAATGAGTTGGTCCCTGCGGGTCTTGGTGGTTTGCCATTGCCTACGAGAGGACGACTCAACGATTCGCATTTATTCTGCCCGGAAAGCCACCAAGCCGGAGTCAAAGCAATACGGGGTGAAGCCATGAGAAAGCAGTACGACTTTTCAAAGGGGAAAAAGAACCCCTATGCCACCCGACTGAAGAAGCAAGTAACCATTCGCCTCGATCAGGGAACGATTGCCTACTTCAAAGACCTCGCGGAGGAAACGGGCATTCCCTATCAGACGCTGATCAACCTCTACCTGCGGGATTGCGCCGCGGGCAACAAGCGCCTGTCAATTGAGTGGGAGACCAAGAACTAGGCGCCACGCTGCTGATTCGCCGTGCCCTGGGGCCCGATCCTTCGAAACGTGTCTTCCGAAACCCTGGGTTCTTCCATATAACGTTGTGCTTCACCTGCAAGTGCAGGCCGCGCAGCGGCCAGGGCGCGCCGCTTGCGTAGGCAAGCGGCGTGACCGGTGCGCTTGTCAGGTGAAAGCGCTTGTTATGTGCCCAAACTACCGATACAGAGCTCGCACACTTCCCCAACTCGCGCTTTCTACTGCTACTCCATATTCCACAGTCACGCGAAGCCAAAGCTCGGTGATCTGCGCAGTCTTCTGAGATTCTACGGGACAGGAATTAAACGGATAGCCTTCTGACCATGTTTCGATCCTTATCGTCGTAGACTCAGTTCTCAGAAAGTCGATGGTAGCGTCTTCATTTCCGCTAGGTGGATAGACTGTAAGGCC
Coding sequences within it:
- a CDS encoding BrnT family toxin — encoded protein: MNDVRFEWDPAKAKANLKKHKVSFEEAVSVFSDERALVIPDPDHSIEEERFVLLGMSWSLRVLVVCHCLREDDSTIRIYSARKATKPESKQYGVKP
- a CDS encoding BrnA antitoxin family protein, with protein sequence MRKQYDFSKGKKNPYATRLKKQVTIRLDQGTIAYFKDLAEETGIPYQTLINLYLRDCAAGNKRLSIEWETKN